The following are from one region of the Acidobacteriota bacterium genome:
- a CDS encoding amidohydrolase family protein, translating into MSILPPVTALLTLVFLMVPHSNAQSIPLVDHHAHLQSATAAQLLNEGATLHAEEASPEKEKPYTAKDLISALDAAGIGRATALSEAYLLGSKFVHVSNEAKVIDRENDWTLQQVRQYPKRLLGFCSVNPIRPYAMAAIKHCRHIGLRGGLKLHLAASHFNFADEKQIRQLQDVFREANRVRVPILIHLHPDDEKWDGKRDSQIFLDQVLPLAPDITVQIAHMVGWGGYDHSADAALTTFADKCATQAKLCAHLYFDISAVIVPPSAAQAPAGSDLRFIYENQKNFPEGPERLAANIRRIGIHRVLFATDWPVMGIKEYVRLLRTNLPLTSAEISQIFSNVAPYF; encoded by the coding sequence ATGTCGATTCTTCCTCCGGTGACAGCTTTACTCACGCTTGTCTTCTTAATGGTTCCCCACAGTAATGCCCAGAGCATTCCCCTGGTGGATCATCATGCCCACCTGCAGAGTGCCACGGCTGCACAGCTTCTGAATGAAGGAGCGACTTTGCATGCGGAAGAAGCCTCTCCAGAAAAAGAAAAGCCCTACACCGCGAAGGACCTGATCTCCGCGCTGGACGCAGCCGGCATAGGCCGTGCGACTGCGCTTTCCGAAGCCTACTTGCTGGGAAGCAAGTTCGTGCATGTGTCCAACGAGGCGAAGGTGATTGATCGGGAAAATGACTGGACACTGCAGCAAGTCCGCCAATATCCGAAACGGCTGCTTGGTTTCTGTAGCGTGAATCCGATCCGGCCATACGCCATGGCAGCGATCAAACATTGCCGGCACATCGGCTTGCGCGGTGGCCTGAAACTCCACCTGGCAGCCTCTCATTTCAACTTTGCGGACGAGAAACAGATTCGCCAACTGCAAGACGTTTTCCGTGAAGCGAACCGAGTGCGTGTGCCGATCCTGATTCATCTCCACCCGGACGACGAGAAGTGGGATGGCAAACGCGATTCGCAGATTTTCCTGGACCAGGTATTGCCGCTGGCTCCCGACATCACGGTGCAGATCGCCCACATGGTGGGATGGGGAGGCTACGATCACAGTGCCGATGCTGCACTGACGACCTTCGCGGACAAGTGCGCAACCCAAGCGAAACTGTGCGCCCACCTTTATTTCGACATCTCCGCCGTGATCGTGCCGCCGTCAGCAGCGCAAGCGCCCGCAGGCAGCGATCTCCGGTTCATATATGAGAACCAGAAAAACTTTCCTGAAGGACCAGAACGACTCGCAGCTAATATTCGGCGCATCGGGATTCACCGCGTCCTGTTCGCGACCGACTGGCCAGTCATGGGGATCAAGGAATACGTCAGGTTGCTGCGCACCAACTTGCCGCTTACGTCCGCTGAAATTAGTCAGATTTTTAGTAACGTTGCGCCATACTTTTGA
- a CDS encoding nuclear transport factor 2 family protein has protein sequence MRRTIVIALLLTTASIVLGQTPQARSDQRRSIEQVIRQVDHERIQAQIDADVAALDRIYAADFIGVGPSGAVRTKPEVLSDFKSHELKFQSITTDEVQVRIYGNTAVETGRSTMNGQDKGKAVPRDNRFTRVWVKQQGHWQLVLNHYSPLVMKQ, from the coding sequence ATGAGACGAACAATTGTCATAGCCCTGCTCCTCACGACAGCCTCGATTGTCCTGGGACAAACACCGCAGGCGAGGTCGGATCAAAGAAGAAGCATTGAGCAGGTCATAAGGCAGGTGGATCATGAACGCATTCAGGCGCAGATCGATGCCGATGTGGCGGCTCTGGACCGTATCTATGCTGCTGATTTTATCGGCGTAGGACCAAGCGGCGCCGTGAGAACCAAGCCGGAGGTGCTCTCAGATTTTAAGTCCCATGAATTGAAATTTCAGTCGATCACCACCGACGAGGTTCAAGTGCGCATCTACGGAAACACGGCCGTGGAGACTGGCCGCTCCACAATGAATGGACAAGACAAAGGCAAAGCCGTCCCCCGTGATAACCGTTTTACGAGAGTGTGGGTAAAGCAGCAAGGTCACTGGCAATTGGTCCTCAACCACTACTCGCCACTGGTTATGAAGCAATGA
- a CDS encoding VOC family protein: MNAVQIDQKSYEMPPREGISIAHFLTVADIERSARYYEKVFGARILSLGDGNAPAYLQLANLWMILNVGGGPTPDKPTVTLSVPDPNHINSFLNFRVADIQACYELWKSRGAEFITEPIPKYGEIRCYIRDPDGYIIEVGQSTDLTYG; this comes from the coding sequence ATGAACGCCGTACAAATCGACCAGAAGAGTTATGAGATGCCCCCGCGCGAGGGGATCAGCATTGCGCATTTTCTCACCGTCGCCGACATCGAGCGATCGGCTCGCTACTACGAAAAGGTCTTCGGCGCTCGCATCCTGAGCCTGGGGGACGGCAACGCACCTGCGTACCTTCAGCTGGCGAATCTCTGGATGATTCTGAACGTTGGCGGCGGGCCCACTCCGGATAAGCCGACGGTAACGCTCAGCGTCCCTGACCCGAATCACATCAACAGCTTTTTGAATTTTCGCGTTGCGGATATTCAAGCCTGCTATGAACTATGGAAAAGTCGAGGAGCGGAATTCATCACCGAGCCGATCCCCAAGTACGGCGAGATACGCTGCTACATCCGCGATCCTGACGGATACATTATCGAGGTTGGGCAGAGCACCGACCTGACTTATGGGTAA
- a CDS encoding DUF1801 domain-containing protein, which produces MKPPSNVKTPEQYIASLPADRAKTISTVRALVNKHIPRGYDECLTWGTIGWTIPLSRYPDTYNQQPICYVALAAQKNFCSLYLMGAFWSARQLEQLKAAFKTAGKKLDMGKCCVHFQSPDDLPLAAIGKLIAAISSEQWIEMYEQSRSKTKSGQAQKKKLGAQSKSKAAAKRGTAKRRR; this is translated from the coding sequence ATGAAACCACCATCGAACGTCAAGACGCCCGAGCAGTACATCGCCTCACTTCCCGCCGATCGTGCGAAGACGATCTCCACGGTGCGCGCACTCGTGAACAAGCACATTCCGCGCGGCTACGATGAGTGCCTGACCTGGGGGACGATCGGCTGGACGATCCCCCTGTCTCGATATCCAGACACATACAACCAGCAGCCGATCTGCTACGTAGCGCTCGCGGCGCAGAAAAACTTCTGCTCGCTCTACCTGATGGGCGCGTTTTGGAGTGCGCGCCAGCTCGAGCAACTGAAGGCGGCGTTCAAGACGGCGGGCAAGAAGCTCGACATGGGAAAGTGTTGCGTTCATTTCCAGTCGCCGGACGATTTGCCGCTCGCAGCGATTGGCAAGCTGATCGCGGCGATTTCAAGCGAGCAGTGGATCGAGATGTACGAACAATCGCGCTCGAAGACCAAGTCGGGACAGGCGCAGAAGAAGAAACTAGGCGCCCAATCAAAGAGCAAGGCGGCCGCCAAGCGTGGGACCGCAAAGCGTCGGCGGTAA
- a CDS encoding Na+:solute symporter: protein MNFTILDWTAIAGYLLITLFLGLYFRSRSGKSMDDYFVSGRSVSWWLAGTSMVATTFAADTPLVVTGLVYTQGISGNWLWWSFLLSGMMTVFLFARLWRRSGLLTDVQFAEMRYSGKPAAFLRGFRAIYLGLLMNCLILGWVTKAMTSIVATTLGVSDGRALAICLFFLIPFTGLYVALGGLWGVLWTDLFQFVLKMSIVIAVAYFAVKACGGMSALLTRLAEMKAAAGSNAGDATSFFPDFSKPVDTELLWTLPALTFVVNLGLQWWAFWYPGAEPGGGGYIAQRIFSAKDERHGLLSVLWFNVAHYALRPWPWILTALSVVVLYPHLEHPESGYMMVVTQHVPPALRGIVVAGFMAAFMSTFATQLNWGASYLVADFYKRFVKKDGSDSHYVVMSRVATVFLVIFAALVSAALTSIRSGWEIVLEAGAGTGGVYLLRWYWWRINAWSEISAMATALVSTVALRWWAPFMGNQPVIFAKTAITTTAITTLVWMIVTYLTSPEPQELLVKFYRQVRPHVGGWAPIARLAPEVPPTRDLGRNLLSWVLGCAMVYSALFGGGWLLLGPRSKGVIFLGIAAACGWALSRDLSKRTLST from the coding sequence ATGAACTTCACAATCCTTGATTGGACGGCGATTGCCGGCTACCTGCTGATCACGCTCTTCCTCGGACTGTATTTCCGCAGCCGATCCGGCAAGAGTATGGACGACTACTTTGTCTCTGGCCGCAGTGTGAGCTGGTGGCTGGCTGGGACCTCCATGGTTGCGACTACATTCGCAGCCGACACTCCGCTGGTCGTGACCGGCCTGGTGTACACGCAGGGAATTTCCGGGAACTGGCTCTGGTGGTCGTTCCTGCTCTCCGGGATGATGACGGTGTTTCTGTTTGCGCGGCTCTGGCGGCGCTCCGGACTGCTCACCGACGTGCAGTTTGCGGAGATGCGCTACTCCGGCAAGCCCGCGGCATTTCTGCGCGGCTTTCGCGCCATCTACCTCGGGCTGCTCATGAATTGCCTGATCTTGGGGTGGGTGACAAAGGCGATGACCAGCATCGTCGCCACCACGCTTGGCGTCAGCGATGGCCGTGCGCTGGCCATCTGCCTTTTTTTCCTGATTCCGTTCACAGGCCTGTACGTCGCGCTCGGCGGATTGTGGGGCGTGCTCTGGACTGATCTCTTTCAATTCGTATTGAAGATGAGCATCGTGATCGCGGTCGCGTACTTCGCCGTGAAAGCCTGCGGCGGCATGAGCGCGCTGCTCACGCGGTTGGCAGAGATGAAAGCTGCCGCAGGATCGAATGCCGGCGACGCGACGTCATTCTTTCCTGACTTCTCCAAACCGGTCGATACGGAACTACTTTGGACGCTTCCCGCGCTCACCTTCGTCGTGAATCTTGGACTGCAATGGTGGGCGTTCTGGTATCCCGGAGCGGAGCCGGGCGGCGGCGGTTACATTGCGCAACGCATCTTCAGCGCGAAGGACGAACGGCACGGATTGCTCTCGGTGCTCTGGTTCAACGTTGCGCATTACGCACTGCGGCCCTGGCCCTGGATTCTCACCGCGCTTTCGGTCGTCGTGCTCTATCCGCATCTCGAACATCCGGAGTCGGGGTACATGATGGTCGTCACACAGCATGTGCCGCCGGCGTTACGCGGAATTGTTGTCGCCGGATTCATGGCAGCATTCATGTCGACCTTCGCGACGCAGTTGAATTGGGGCGCGTCGTACCTGGTCGCGGACTTCTACAAGCGCTTCGTCAAGAAGGATGGGAGCGATTCGCACTACGTGGTGATGTCACGTGTCGCGACGGTATTCCTGGTGATTTTCGCCGCGCTGGTTTCCGCGGCGCTCACGTCGATTCGCTCGGGATGGGAAATCGTACTGGAGGCCGGCGCGGGCACCGGAGGCGTCTACCTGCTGCGCTGGTACTGGTGGCGCATCAATGCGTGGAGCGAAATTTCTGCAATGGCAACCGCCCTGGTCTCGACCGTGGCGCTGCGCTGGTGGGCGCCGTTCATGGGCAACCAGCCCGTGATCTTTGCCAAGACAGCAATCACCACCACGGCGATCACGACGTTGGTGTGGATGATCGTCACTTATCTGACCTCGCCGGAACCACAAGAATTGTTGGTGAAGTTCTACCGCCAGGTGCGTCCACACGTAGGTGGATGGGCGCCGATCGCCCGGCTGGCGCCCGAAGTGCCGCCGACTCGCGATCTGGGACGGAACTTGCTTTCCTGGGTGCTGGGCTGTGCGATGGTCTACTCCGCATTGTTCGGAGGAGGCTGGTTGCTCCTTGGGCCTCGCAGCAAGGGCGTCATCTTTCTAGGCATCGCTGCTGCCTGCGGGTGGGCGCTATCCCGCGACCTCAGCAAGCGCACGCTGTCGACTTAA
- the pstS gene encoding phosphate ABC transporter substrate-binding protein PstS, whose amino-acid sequence MALLLVCALVALPVLGETTQLNGAGATFPYPMYSKWFSEYNKLHPDVQINYQSIGSGGGIRQVLNATVEFGASDGPMTDDQLSQSKVKILHIPTVLGAVVPAYNVPGVSAEIKFTPEVLANIFLGKISSWNDPAIAKVNPGVTFPNQPIITIHRSDGSGTTFIFTDYLAKVSKEWDTTVGRGTSVKWPPGIGGKGNEGVAGQIRQLQGSIGYVELIYAVQNNIPYGSVKNVAGNFVKASLDGVTEAAGSVKSMPADYRVSITNAPGKNAYPISSFTWLLVPVQAKDPKKGKILADFLAWMVNDGQKMTSQLSYAPLPDSVAEKVKATIKQVK is encoded by the coding sequence ATGGCGTTATTGCTGGTGTGTGCGTTAGTGGCGCTGCCGGTGCTGGGGGAGACAACCCAGTTGAACGGTGCGGGCGCTACGTTTCCTTATCCCATGTATTCAAAGTGGTTCAGCGAATACAACAAGCTGCATCCGGACGTGCAAATTAATTACCAGTCGATCGGCAGCGGAGGCGGTATCCGGCAAGTTCTCAATGCCACGGTTGAATTCGGCGCCAGTGACGGACCGATGACCGACGACCAGCTTTCGCAGTCCAAAGTTAAGATTCTGCACATTCCGACGGTCTTGGGTGCTGTCGTGCCCGCATACAACGTTCCGGGCGTGTCGGCAGAAATCAAATTCACTCCAGAAGTGCTGGCCAACATATTCCTCGGCAAGATCAGCAGTTGGAACGATCCCGCCATCGCGAAAGTGAACCCCGGCGTGACTTTCCCGAATCAACCGATCATCACGATTCATCGCTCCGACGGCAGTGGCACGACTTTTATCTTCACCGATTATCTCGCCAAGGTCAGCAAGGAATGGGATACGACGGTGGGGAGAGGAACTTCCGTGAAGTGGCCTCCGGGAATCGGGGGCAAAGGCAACGAGGGTGTGGCCGGACAAATTCGCCAATTGCAGGGTTCGATTGGTTACGTCGAACTCATCTATGCCGTCCAAAACAACATTCCTTATGGCTCGGTCAAAAACGTAGCCGGAAATTTTGTTAAGGCGTCTCTAGACGGCGTCACCGAGGCGGCTGGTTCGGTGAAGAGCATGCCAGCTGACTACCGCGTGTCCATCACAAATGCTCCCGGTAAGAACGCGTATCCGATCTCCAGCTTCACATGGCTGCTGGTCCCCGTACAGGCGAAGGATCCAAAAAAGGGGAAGATCCTCGCCGATTTCCTTGCGTGGATGGTGAATGACGGCCAGAAGATGACCTCGCAACTGTCCTACGCGCCCCTGCCCGATAGCGTGGCGGAAAAAGTAAAAGCGACCATCAAGCAGGTCAAATAG
- a CDS encoding putative porin — MTAVLKVGGILLLASSLLAQTAAPAKKMARKPVSTSTADIQALKDAVAAQQQQIQTLQQQLQQTNQQLQQSADQAQKTQQQLQAAQQAATDAQMTAAGVQASAAPKDSVDKLNSQYADIQTTLTNNALSAQDEQKRMTGLENTLGRFRWTGDVRVRGEDFFQGYSGCVACADRNRARIRVRFGFEGKLNDDFTAGVALATGSLGDPTTTNETFTNNFDRKTIGLDKGYITYNPVAHKWLSLTGGKFAYQWQRTQVTGDPDTNPEGFSERLSKDFTSIPIVKNLNLNLMQLFYNEASGTGGLYHGHDSFAVGGQVGGRLQLTKWWTMTPSFLVMNWRYPDAILNSSFFSVQATSTNNTGVVDVNGKVISFPITGEGPGCSTPSSSGLQSSQACTFAANGMTNSTYRDSANHLHFLSGFLYADLILNNTFKTKWARLPLNLLVEYENNLNASSHPFDNTVKDVVDDPGASTNKSLGSQSHVYYADFSIGQQKNRGDLQVGYAFLRHEQDATIASFNESDQRAPSNIVQHRIYALWRIRQNTTAAFTWWHGRTLDPFLQNSVLASGMKTGTTPGVGVILPGQSEPWLNRLQFDLIYTF; from the coding sequence ATGACGGCGGTTCTCAAGGTAGGCGGTATTCTGCTACTGGCATCGTCGCTGCTGGCTCAGACCGCAGCGCCGGCCAAGAAAATGGCACGGAAGCCGGTTTCCACCTCGACGGCGGACATCCAGGCTCTTAAAGATGCCGTGGCAGCCCAGCAGCAGCAAATCCAGACCCTGCAGCAGCAGCTGCAGCAAACCAACCAACAACTGCAGCAGAGCGCCGACCAGGCTCAAAAGACACAGCAACAGCTGCAAGCGGCGCAACAGGCTGCCACTGATGCCCAGATGACTGCGGCAGGAGTGCAGGCCTCGGCGGCTCCGAAGGATTCGGTCGACAAGCTGAATTCGCAGTATGCCGACATTCAGACGACCCTGACCAACAATGCCCTCTCCGCTCAGGACGAGCAGAAGCGCATGACTGGCCTTGAAAATACACTCGGCCGGTTCCGCTGGACAGGGGACGTGCGTGTGCGTGGCGAAGATTTCTTCCAGGGCTACAGCGGCTGCGTCGCTTGTGCGGACCGCAACCGAGCTCGTATCCGTGTCCGCTTCGGATTTGAAGGCAAGTTGAATGACGACTTCACGGCGGGAGTTGCGCTGGCCACCGGTTCGCTCGGTGATCCGACGACGACCAACGAAACCTTCACCAATAACTTCGACCGCAAGACGATCGGTCTCGACAAGGGCTATATCACGTATAACCCGGTGGCCCACAAGTGGCTCTCGCTGACCGGCGGGAAATTCGCCTATCAGTGGCAGCGCACACAGGTCACTGGCGATCCGGACACCAACCCGGAAGGCTTCAGCGAGCGGTTGTCCAAGGACTTCACCAGCATTCCGATTGTGAAGAACCTGAACCTCAACCTGATGCAGCTGTTCTACAACGAGGCCAGCGGCACAGGCGGCCTGTATCACGGCCACGACTCGTTTGCAGTCGGCGGCCAGGTTGGCGGACGGCTCCAACTCACGAAATGGTGGACCATGACGCCATCGTTCCTCGTGATGAACTGGCGCTATCCGGACGCGATCCTGAACTCCAGCTTCTTCTCGGTGCAGGCGACCAGCACGAATAACACCGGCGTCGTCGACGTCAATGGAAAAGTAATCAGCTTCCCGATCACAGGTGAAGGTCCCGGTTGCAGCACCCCGTCCAGCAGTGGCTTGCAAAGTTCCCAGGCTTGTACCTTTGCCGCCAATGGAATGACCAACTCCACCTATAGGGACTCAGCAAACCACCTCCACTTCCTGTCGGGCTTCTTGTACGCCGATCTCATCCTGAACAACACGTTCAAGACGAAGTGGGCGCGACTGCCTCTTAACCTGCTCGTCGAATACGAAAACAACCTGAACGCTTCTTCGCATCCGTTCGACAACACCGTGAAGGACGTAGTTGATGATCCGGGGGCGAGCACAAATAAGTCCCTGGGCAGCCAGTCGCACGTTTACTATGCGGACTTCAGTATCGGTCAGCAGAAGAACCGCGGCGACCTCCAGGTTGGATACGCATTCCTCCGCCACGAACAGGACGCGACCATCGCTTCCTTCAACGAAAGCGATCAGCGCGCTCCGTCCAACATCGTGCAGCATCGCATCTACGCGCTCTGGCGGATTCGCCAGAACACGACGGCTGCCTTCACCTGGTGGCACGGACGCACCCTCGATCCGTTCCTCCAGAACTCAGTCCTGGCCTCAGGCATGAAGACCGGTACCACGCCGGGAGTTGGAGTGATTTTGCCGGGACAGTCCGAGCCATGGCTGAATCGCTTGCAGTTTGATTTGATTTACACCTTCTAA
- the ppk1 gene encoding polyphosphate kinase 1, giving the protein MARPNIDSPTALLNREESWLNFNWRVLEEAQDKHNPLLERLKFLAISASNLDEFFEVRVGGLLQQLEDGYNKTTPDGMTMIEERELINRLTHEFVEEQYGCWNDHLRPELMQQGIRVLSVDQLDESGLAYVNDYCERELDPLLTPVTVDPSHPFPRVINKALCVALLLRRRRRSSLTYTGVVTVPRALPRLVRLPSQGTVDFIFLADLVTYHAARMYHGYDIVSSSAFRVTRNSNLYLQEEESRNLLESVRAELHNRRKGDAVRMEIEADADPEIIERLRTVFELDPWQVFRVNGPVNLSRLFNVYDQAGHPELKYPSFASRELRLTAKSRDLFEELRRHDILLHHPFDSYDAVVSFIQSAAEDERVLSIKQTLYRTSEHSLIVPSLMSAAAHKEVTAVVELKARFDEDSNIRWARDLEDAGVQVFHGLVGLKTHCKLSLLVRRDPDGVARSYAHLGTGNYNATTARIYTDLSLFTADPEITSAVHDVFSFLTAYAEHPNYGPMLVAPLDLAEKCMALIEREAEHARAGRPARIVAKMNSLLDKSIVQALYRASQAGVEIDLLVRGICSLRPGIRGLSDRIRVRSIVGRFLEHSRIYHFENGGEPEVYLGSADWMPRNLHERVEVMFPLKNPLLRDRVVHEILAAYMADNVKARFLQNDGRYLRSWQSPRGRSRKPPTGRAAFNAQDFLIALSEGKETPESIPASVSTRASATVRKGVVRT; this is encoded by the coding sequence ATGGCTCGCCCCAACATCGACAGTCCGACCGCCCTGCTCAACCGCGAAGAATCGTGGCTGAATTTCAATTGGCGTGTTCTCGAAGAGGCGCAGGACAAACACAATCCTTTGCTGGAACGGCTGAAATTCCTGGCAATCTCGGCCAGCAACCTCGACGAGTTTTTTGAGGTCCGCGTGGGCGGCCTCCTGCAGCAACTGGAAGATGGGTATAACAAGACGACTCCCGATGGCATGACCATGATCGAGGAGCGTGAACTCATCAACCGTCTGACCCATGAATTCGTCGAAGAACAATATGGGTGCTGGAACGATCACCTCCGGCCGGAATTGATGCAACAGGGCATTCGCGTCCTGAGCGTGGACCAGTTGGATGAGAGTGGCCTCGCCTATGTGAACGACTACTGTGAGAGGGAACTGGATCCCCTGCTCACGCCCGTTACGGTCGATCCCTCGCATCCATTTCCACGTGTGATCAACAAAGCTCTATGCGTGGCCCTGCTGCTGCGCCGTCGTCGCCGGTCTTCGCTGACGTACACAGGAGTGGTCACAGTCCCACGTGCATTGCCGCGGCTGGTGCGGCTTCCCAGCCAGGGAACCGTTGACTTTATTTTTCTTGCCGACCTGGTCACGTATCACGCGGCGCGCATGTATCACGGGTACGACATCGTTTCCTCGTCTGCCTTCCGTGTCACTCGCAACAGCAATCTCTACCTGCAGGAAGAAGAGTCCCGTAACTTGCTCGAGTCCGTGCGCGCGGAGCTGCACAACCGCCGAAAAGGAGATGCTGTCCGCATGGAGATCGAAGCGGATGCTGATCCTGAAATCATCGAGCGTCTGCGCACGGTATTTGAACTGGACCCCTGGCAGGTATTCCGGGTCAACGGTCCGGTGAATCTGTCGCGGCTGTTCAATGTTTATGACCAGGCTGGTCATCCGGAATTGAAGTATCCTTCGTTTGCGTCCCGCGAACTGCGCTTAACGGCGAAATCCAGAGACTTGTTCGAAGAATTGCGCCGGCACGACATCCTGCTCCATCACCCTTTTGATTCCTACGATGCGGTGGTGTCGTTCATCCAGTCGGCGGCAGAAGATGAACGCGTTCTTTCCATCAAGCAGACTTTGTATCGAACCAGCGAACATTCGCTGATCGTTCCATCGTTGATGTCCGCAGCCGCACACAAAGAAGTCACGGCCGTCGTGGAACTGAAGGCGCGGTTTGACGAAGACTCGAATATCCGCTGGGCGCGCGATCTGGAAGATGCCGGCGTGCAGGTATTTCACGGCCTGGTTGGCCTGAAGACACACTGCAAACTCTCCCTGCTGGTGCGCCGCGATCCCGATGGCGTGGCGCGCAGCTACGCTCATCTCGGAACCGGGAACTACAACGCGACCACGGCCCGCATCTACACCGACCTGAGTCTCTTTACAGCGGATCCGGAAATCACCAGCGCAGTGCATGACGTGTTCAGCTTTCTCACCGCCTACGCGGAGCATCCCAACTACGGCCCGATGTTAGTGGCACCTCTGGATCTGGCAGAGAAGTGCATGGCGTTGATCGAGCGGGAGGCGGAACATGCCCGGGCCGGACGTCCCGCGCGTATTGTTGCCAAAATGAATTCGCTGCTTGATAAGAGCATCGTGCAGGCACTGTACCGCGCGTCGCAGGCAGGAGTGGAAATCGATTTGCTGGTGCGCGGAATTTGTTCGCTGCGTCCGGGCATCCGCGGGCTGAGCGACCGCATTAGAGTACGCAGCATCGTCGGGCGGTTCCTCGAGCATAGCCGCATCTATCATTTCGAAAATGGCGGCGAACCCGAGGTGTACCTCGGGAGCGCCGACTGGATGCCGCGTAATCTTCATGAACGCGTCGAAGTAATGTTTCCGCTGAAGAACCCTCTGCTGCGGGACCGCGTGGTCCACGAAATTCTGGCTGCGTACATGGCCGACAATGTAAAAGCGCGCTTTCTGCAAAATGACGGTCGCTATCTGCGGTCATGGCAGTCGCCTCGTGGACGGAGCCGCAAACCTCCCACTGGGCGCGCCGCCTTCAATGCGCAGGACTTCCTGATTGCCCTGTCGGAAGGCAAGGAGACTCCGGAATCCATCCCTGCGTCGGTTAGCACTCGCGCTTCTGCTACGGTTCGGAAAGGTGTTGTTAGAACTTAA
- a CDS encoding histidine phosphatase family protein: MFIYFLRHASAGERLTSAKKDEKRGLDKDGIEQCGYVGRALAALGVHVEVIISSPLKRSLQTASLVGNEIGHEGKLVLENALRPQATFSDFQKMLAKYARQDSILLVGHNPNLREFLGRVISANGCEATLDLKKGAVAKVETRRSSGSLSWCFTPRILRALHTAAAESARPKTSRK, from the coding sequence ATGTTCATTTATTTCTTACGTCACGCCAGCGCCGGAGAACGGCTTACCAGTGCCAAGAAAGACGAAAAACGTGGGCTCGACAAGGACGGCATCGAGCAATGCGGTTACGTGGGACGAGCCTTGGCCGCTCTCGGTGTCCATGTGGAAGTCATCATTTCGAGCCCGTTAAAGCGGTCGTTGCAGACCGCCTCGCTGGTGGGCAATGAGATTGGTCACGAAGGAAAGCTTGTGCTCGAAAATGCACTGCGCCCGCAAGCGACCTTCTCGGATTTCCAGAAGATGCTGGCGAAATATGCGCGGCAGGATTCGATCCTGCTGGTGGGACACAATCCAAACCTGCGGGAATTTCTTGGACGCGTGATCAGTGCGAACGGTTGTGAAGCCACCCTCGATCTGAAAAAAGGCGCCGTTGCCAAAGTAGAAACACGCCGGAGTTCTGGGTCTCTGAGTTGGTGTTTTACGCCTCGGATTCTGCGTGCTCTTCACACGGCCGCAGCCGAAAGCGCCCGTCCGAAAACTTCCCGAAAATAG